In Phreatobacter stygius, a genomic segment contains:
- a CDS encoding TetR/AcrR family transcriptional regulator — MLWRSADLRQEQHDKKRRLILVTAARIFTDLGFHKATIDHIAAALEVTKPTIYYYIESKEDILYQITSQALADLDQALSADSDANLSAIERLERFCRIYGRIILTDFGICLAVVSDRSLGPASRKKLRLLKKEFETRVRRIVEDGRKDGSIVVDDARMFTFALFGAINWAPQWYSSSGALSPDEIISSVLAIFRKAAAGGADRRPRTSS, encoded by the coding sequence GTGCTTTGGCGCAGCGCCGATCTTCGCCAGGAACAGCATGACAAGAAGCGCAGGCTCATCCTGGTGACGGCGGCGCGGATCTTTACCGATCTCGGCTTTCACAAGGCGACGATCGACCATATCGCCGCGGCGCTGGAGGTCACCAAACCGACGATCTATTATTACATCGAAAGCAAGGAAGACATCCTGTACCAGATCACCAGCCAGGCACTGGCCGACCTGGACCAGGCCCTGTCCGCCGACAGCGACGCCAACCTGTCGGCGATCGAGCGCCTCGAGCGGTTCTGCCGCATCTATGGCCGGATCATCCTGACCGATTTCGGGATCTGCTTGGCTGTCGTCAGCGACCGCTCGCTCGGCCCGGCGTCGCGCAAGAAGCTGCGCCTCCTCAAAAAGGAGTTCGAGACACGGGTTCGCCGTATCGTCGAGGACGGCCGCAAGGACGGCAGCATTGTCGTCGATGACGCGCGCATGTTCACCTTCGCCCTGTTCGGAGCGATCAACTGGGCGCCGCAATGGTATTCGAGCTCGGGCGCCTTGAGCCCCGACGAGATCATTTCATCAGTCCTCGCCATCTTCCGAAAGGCGGCGGCAGGCGGGGCCGATCGTCGTCCGCGCACCTCCTCCTGA
- a CDS encoding ABC transporter substrate-binding protein encodes MDRRHFIRNAAIAALSTNLPATAAYAAEPADFHIAGILAFSGAYGIIGKDMRQGVELAIADRGGKVLGKPIRVSWEDDETKPQPAVQKATRLLAGGAQMIFGAVGSASTLALQSLADQRKVPLLVTISADDKITRVNGSRYTFRTSNTLGMEIRMSLEFAKVRGLKKIYGVAADYQATRDGWTMFQTEAEKLGIAIVGIDFAPLGNRDFSVIVDKMAKSDADGIAVFVTGNDAVTFLKQSGQVGLGRTKVQFGPVLQDETLAAAVGPAAVGVYSGVRYHFSYDSPANKTFVAAYRAKYGEFPSSFAGEAYDGISWWLDVVEATKSWDRERWVDAFAASTRENSLEGRKTMRACDHQAAQVGLWGVVTEGQAPLPPLTMKITNVFEPANLFDTCS; translated from the coding sequence ATGGACCGTCGTCACTTCATCCGGAATGCCGCTATCGCGGCTCTGTCGACCAATCTGCCGGCGACCGCCGCTTATGCCGCGGAGCCCGCGGACTTCCATATTGCCGGCATTCTCGCGTTTTCCGGTGCCTATGGGATCATCGGCAAGGACATGCGCCAGGGCGTCGAACTGGCCATCGCCGACCGTGGCGGCAAGGTGCTCGGCAAGCCGATCCGCGTCTCCTGGGAAGACGACGAAACCAAGCCCCAGCCGGCGGTGCAGAAGGCGACCAGGCTGCTGGCCGGCGGCGCGCAGATGATTTTCGGTGCGGTCGGCTCGGCCTCGACGCTGGCCCTGCAGAGCCTCGCCGATCAGCGCAAGGTGCCCTTGCTCGTCACCATCTCGGCCGATGACAAGATCACCCGCGTCAACGGCTCGCGCTACACGTTCCGCACCTCGAACACGCTCGGCATGGAAATCCGCATGTCGCTCGAGTTCGCCAAGGTGAGGGGGCTCAAGAAGATCTATGGCGTCGCCGCCGACTATCAGGCGACACGCGACGGCTGGACCATGTTCCAGACCGAAGCGGAGAAGCTCGGCATCGCCATCGTCGGCATCGATTTCGCCCCGCTGGGCAATCGCGACTTTTCCGTCATCGTCGACAAGATGGCCAAGTCCGATGCCGACGGCATCGCGGTTTTCGTCACCGGCAATGACGCCGTGACCTTCCTCAAGCAGTCCGGCCAGGTCGGTCTCGGCAGGACCAAGGTGCAATTCGGCCCGGTGCTGCAGGACGAAACGCTGGCCGCCGCCGTCGGCCCCGCGGCAGTCGGTGTCTATTCCGGCGTTCGCTACCACTTCAGCTACGACTCGCCGGCCAACAAGACCTTCGTCGCGGCCTACCGCGCCAAATATGGCGAGTTCCCGTCGAGCTTTGCCGGCGAGGCCTATGACGGCATCAGCTGGTGGCTGGACGTGGTGGAAGCCACCAAGTCCTGGGACCGCGAGCGCTGGGTCGATGCTTTCGCCGCCAGCACCCGCGAGAACTCGCTGGAAGGCAGGAAGACCATGCGGGCCTGTGACCACCAGGCTGCCCAGGTCGGCCTCTGGGGCGTCGTCACCGAGGGACAGGCGCCGCTGCCGCCGCTGACCATGAAGATCACCAATGTCTTCGAGCCGGCGAACCTGTTCGACACCTGCTCCTGA
- a CDS encoding branched-chain amino acid ABC transporter permease translates to MSTIVIGLSLSFLLFLLAAGLTLIFGMLGVINFAHGALYMLGAYICYQIVQWTGSFWIGLALAPLVVAGLGAAMERLALKPVYDRDHVYQLLLTFGFILVIEEAVRLVWGLDYKQVPTPDLFSQPVALFGSQIPSYRLFIIVFGAVVSALLFLVIDKSRYGMVIRATSSDSDMAETLGINVSRVRTFVFALGSGLAALGGVVAAPLVPIELGMGFSVIIDCFVVVIIGGLGSIRGAIFAALLLGMARALGFTYAAEWVDLITFSLLIVTLLTRPAGLFSRKGRAA, encoded by the coding sequence TTGTCCACCATCGTCATCGGCCTCAGCCTGAGTTTCCTCCTGTTCCTGCTCGCGGCGGGACTGACGCTTATTTTCGGCATGCTGGGCGTCATCAATTTTGCCCATGGCGCGCTCTACATGCTGGGCGCCTATATCTGTTACCAGATCGTCCAATGGACCGGCTCGTTCTGGATCGGTCTGGCGCTCGCGCCCCTGGTCGTGGCCGGGCTCGGCGCGGCGATGGAGCGGCTGGCGCTCAAGCCGGTCTATGACCGCGACCATGTCTATCAGCTGCTGCTGACCTTCGGCTTCATCCTTGTCATCGAGGAGGCGGTGCGGCTGGTCTGGGGCCTCGATTACAAGCAGGTGCCGACGCCGGATCTGTTCTCGCAGCCGGTGGCCCTGTTCGGCAGCCAGATCCCGTCCTACCGGCTGTTCATCATCGTCTTCGGTGCCGTGGTATCCGCCCTGCTGTTCCTGGTCATCGACAAGAGCCGCTACGGCATGGTGATCCGGGCCACCAGTTCGGATTCCGACATGGCCGAGACGCTCGGCATCAATGTCTCGCGGGTGCGCACCTTTGTCTTCGCGCTCGGCTCTGGCCTTGCCGCGCTGGGTGGCGTGGTCGCAGCCCCGCTGGTGCCGATCGAGCTCGGCATGGGTTTCAGCGTCATCATCGACTGTTTCGTGGTGGTCATCATCGGTGGCCTCGGCAGCATCCGCGGCGCGATCTTCGCGGCCCTGCTGCTCGGCATGGCGCGCGCGCTCGGCTTCACCTACGCCGCTGAATGGGTCGATCTGATCACCTTCTCGCTGCTCATCGTCACGCTGCTGACGCGGCCGGCCGGGCTGTTCAGCCGAAAGGGACGTGCGGCATGA
- a CDS encoding branched-chain amino acid ABC transporter permease has translation MTISSRLGQLIMAAVIAGMILVPLISRSEESLNLVSLILIWGLFAVGFDLIFGLAGMLSFGHAALFGAGGYALTLLMTKAGLGFMPALAGAGLAGAAFAFVLSILALRVSGLFFSLLTLALAQLAYILASTKLRAFTGGLDGLPGVPRPELFGLDFYDNRTFYYFLIVVFLVGLAVMALLRASPFGKALRAIQANAVRADQIGFNVQRLRQCAFMISGAYAGVAGALLASLMFYISPQMLHWTTSGDVLIMTLLGGKGTLLGPVLGVAVFELLKEELSQITQHWYGILGLIFILCTILLPSGIAGLFAGRRDKGDAR, from the coding sequence ATGACCATCTCCTCTCGTCTCGGCCAGCTGATCATGGCCGCCGTCATCGCCGGCATGATCCTGGTGCCGCTCATCAGCCGCAGCGAGGAAAGCCTCAATCTCGTCAGCCTGATCCTGATCTGGGGCCTGTTCGCCGTTGGTTTCGACCTGATCTTCGGCCTCGCCGGCATGCTCTCCTTTGGCCATGCCGCGCTGTTCGGCGCCGGCGGTTATGCCTTGACCCTGCTGATGACCAAGGCCGGCCTCGGCTTCATGCCGGCGCTCGCCGGCGCCGGGCTGGCGGGCGCCGCCTTCGCCTTCGTCCTCAGCATCCTGGCGCTGCGGGTCTCCGGTCTGTTCTTTTCGCTGCTGACGCTGGCGCTCGCCCAGCTCGCCTATATCCTGGCCAGCACCAAGCTGCGCGCGTTCACCGGCGGGCTCGACGGCCTGCCGGGCGTGCCGCGGCCGGAACTCTTCGGCCTGGATTTCTACGACAACCGCACCTTCTACTATTTCCTGATCGTGGTGTTCCTGGTCGGCCTCGCGGTCATGGCGCTCTTGCGCGCCTCGCCGTTCGGCAAGGCCCTGCGCGCGATCCAGGCCAATGCCGTGCGCGCCGACCAGATCGGTTTCAATGTTCAGCGCCTGCGCCAATGCGCCTTCATGATCTCGGGGGCCTATGCCGGCGTCGCCGGCGCGCTGCTGGCTTCCCTGATGTTCTATATCAGCCCGCAAATGCTGCATTGGACGACATCGGGCGATGTCTTGATCATGACCCTGCTCGGCGGCAAGGGCACCCTGCTCGGGCCGGTTCTCGGGGTCGCGGTGTTCGAGCTCTTGAAGGAGGAGCTGAGCCAGATCACCCAGCACTGGTACGGCATTCTCGGGCTCATCTTCATCCTCTGCACCATCCTTCTGCCCAGCGGCATTGCCGGCCTGTTCGCCGGACGCCGCGACAAGGGGGACGCACGATGA
- a CDS encoding ABC transporter ATP-binding protein, which yields MTGGALRCEDIQVAFGGLKAVAGVSFAFEPNRLYGLIGPNGAGKTTLMNALSGHATLSGGKVFLDDRDITRLPIHARTRAGLGRSFQITKIFAGMTVLENLELGAFAHRHRVQPFWLPAGRFPRVREDAEKVLEQVGLASLAHMPAENLSHGDQRALEVGLTLLSDPRVLLLDEPLAGVGHDRLEQAIGLIRRVVAGRTVLLIEHNMDVVMQVSDAIVVMVQGQLLASGSPDQVKANPAVRSAYLGEDA from the coding sequence ATGACCGGCGGCGCCCTTCGCTGCGAGGATATCCAGGTGGCCTTCGGCGGCCTGAAGGCGGTCGCCGGCGTCAGTTTCGCCTTCGAGCCGAACCGGCTCTATGGCCTGATCGGCCCGAACGGCGCGGGCAAGACCACGCTGATGAATGCGCTGTCGGGTCATGCGACGCTCAGCGGCGGCAAGGTTTTCCTCGACGATCGCGACATCACGCGGCTGCCCATTCATGCCCGTACCCGTGCCGGGCTCGGCCGCAGCTTCCAGATCACCAAGATTTTCGCCGGCATGACGGTGCTGGAGAATCTGGAGCTCGGCGCCTTCGCCCATCGCCACCGGGTCCAGCCGTTCTGGTTGCCGGCCGGCCGGTTTCCCAGGGTGCGCGAGGACGCCGAGAAGGTGCTGGAGCAGGTCGGGCTCGCATCGCTCGCCCATATGCCGGCGGAAAACCTGTCCCATGGCGACCAGCGGGCGCTCGAGGTCGGGCTGACCTTGCTTTCCGACCCGCGGGTGCTGCTGCTCGACGAGCCGCTGGCGGGCGTCGGCCACGACCGGCTGGAACAGGCGATCGGCCTGATCCGGCGGGTGGTCGCCGGGCGCACGGTGCTGCTGATCGAACACAACATGGACGTGGTGATGCAGGTTTCCGACGCGATCGTCGTGATGGTGCAGGGCCAGCTTCTGGCCTCGGGCTCACCCGATCAGGTCAAGGCCAACCCGGCGGTCCGATCGGCCTATCTCGGTGAAGACGCATGA
- a CDS encoding ABC transporter ATP-binding protein, whose translation MTALVLKDCDVFYGKAQALHGASIDVADGEVVSLIGRNGAGKSTLLKAAIGLNPLARGQRLVGGVDASAMKPYELGRLGIAFVPENRRIFPNLTVEENLTIATVMGRTGPWTLKRVHQLFPRLEERRLSGGDTLSGGEQQMLAIGRGLLTNPKVLLLDEPTEGLAPLIVESLIEAIRMINAEGVAILLVEQNLRVPLKLAQRQFVIDNGRMVWSGTTGELQANRERIESLISV comes from the coding sequence ATGACCGCGCTCGTCCTGAAAGACTGTGACGTGTTCTACGGCAAGGCGCAGGCCTTGCACGGCGCCAGCATCGATGTCGCCGACGGCGAGGTGGTCTCGCTGATCGGCCGCAACGGTGCCGGCAAGAGCACGCTGTTGAAGGCGGCGATCGGCCTCAATCCGCTCGCCCGTGGGCAAAGGCTGGTCGGTGGCGTCGACGCCAGCGCCATGAAGCCTTACGAACTCGGCCGGCTGGGCATTGCCTTCGTTCCGGAAAACCGGCGGATCTTCCCCAATCTGACGGTCGAGGAAAACCTCACCATCGCCACCGTCATGGGGCGCACCGGCCCGTGGACCCTGAAACGTGTCCACCAACTCTTCCCAAGGCTCGAGGAGCGCAGGCTTTCCGGCGGCGACACGCTGTCGGGCGGCGAGCAGCAGATGCTGGCGATCGGCCGTGGCCTGCTGACCAATCCGAAGGTGCTGTTGCTTGACGAGCCGACGGAAGGGCTGGCGCCGCTCATCGTGGAATCGCTGATCGAGGCGATCCGCATGATCAACGCCGAAGGCGTCGCCATTCTGCTGGTGGAGCAGAACCTGCGCGTGCCGCTGAAGCTCGCCCAGCGCCAGTTCGTCATCGACAACGGCCGCATGGTCTGGTCGGGAACGACAGGCGAGCTGCAGGCCAATCGCGAACGCATCGAAAGTCTCATCAGCGTCTGA
- a CDS encoding thiolase family protein produces the protein MSDVYIVGVGMTVFGRFLDTPLKALAGAAITEALEDAGLARDAVEAAFFANTAQGVVEGQHLVAGQIALRDFGFQGIPVTNVENACASASTALNAAVAYVKSGQGDVALAVGAEKMNAAERERSFAIFDGAWDVHDVERTIATLTALGKDLPLPAGAGQNSGMRSVFMDVYAALARFHMHRFGTTQADIAAVSAKNHRHSQHNEKAHYRQPMTVEEVLAAREISWPLTLPMCAPISDGAAAAIVCSGQKARELGLTGRAVRIAATVMATGSDRRPEEFDRHLCRRAADRAYAIAGVGPSDIHVAEVHDASAFAELQQVELLGFCALGEGGRLAREGATTLGGRIPVNVSGGLESRGHPIGATGLAQIYELVAQLRHEAGPRQVEGARLAIAENGGGFHGIEEATACITILQR, from the coding sequence ATGTCGGATGTCTATATTGTCGGCGTCGGCATGACCGTTTTCGGCAGGTTTCTCGACACGCCGCTGAAGGCGCTGGCGGGGGCGGCGATCACCGAAGCCCTCGAGGATGCGGGGCTTGCGCGCGACGCCGTCGAGGCGGCCTTTTTCGCCAATACCGCCCAGGGCGTCGTCGAGGGCCAGCACCTGGTCGCCGGCCAGATCGCACTGCGCGATTTCGGCTTCCAGGGCATTCCCGTCACCAATGTCGAGAATGCCTGCGCCAGCGCCTCGACCGCGCTGAACGCCGCCGTCGCCTATGTGAAGTCGGGGCAGGGCGATGTGGCGCTCGCCGTCGGCGCGGAAAAGATGAATGCGGCCGAGCGCGAGCGTTCCTTCGCGATCTTCGATGGCGCCTGGGATGTCCACGATGTCGAGCGCACCATCGCCACGCTGACGGCGCTCGGCAAGGATCTGCCGCTGCCTGCCGGCGCCGGCCAGAACAGCGGCATGCGCAGCGTTTTCATGGACGTCTATGCCGCGCTGGCGCGTTTCCACATGCACCGTTTCGGCACGACCCAAGCCGATATCGCGGCGGTGTCGGCGAAGAACCACCGGCATTCGCAGCACAATGAAAAGGCTCATTATCGCCAGCCGATGACCGTCGAGGAGGTGCTGGCGGCGCGCGAGATCTCCTGGCCGCTGACGCTGCCCATGTGCGCGCCGATCAGTGACGGGGCGGCGGCGGCCATCGTCTGTTCCGGGCAGAAGGCGAGGGAGCTCGGCCTCACCGGTCGCGCGGTGCGGATCGCCGCCACTGTGATGGCGACGGGCTCGGACAGGCGGCCGGAGGAGTTCGACCGGCATCTCTGCCGGCGCGCCGCCGACCGCGCCTATGCGATCGCCGGCGTTGGACCCTCCGATATCCACGTCGCCGAGGTCCACGACGCCAGTGCCTTTGCCGAACTCCAGCAGGTCGAATTGCTCGGGTTCTGCGCTCTCGGCGAGGGCGGGCGACTTGCCCGCGAGGGCGCGACCACGCTCGGCGGCCGCATTCCGGTCAATGTCTCCGGCGGGCTCGAATCGCGTGGCCATCCGATCGGCGCGACCGGGCTCGCGCAGATCTACGAGCTGGTCGCCCAACTGCGCCACGAGGCCGGCCCACGCCAGGTCGAAGGCGCCCGCCTTGCCATCGCCGAGAACGGCGGCGGCTTCCACGGCATCGAGGAAGCGACCGCCTGTATCACCATTCTTCAGAGATAG
- a CDS encoding AMP-binding protein: MRLIDFFDRGVALDPDRLCLKDADVARNFGEVQKRSYRIANAIHGLGVGPERMAAVYSPNAAVAFECVLGIIRGANVWVPINARNVPAENAYILDNCDVEVLFYHSEFEDNIALFRRECPKISHYICIDRAGAGASFLEDVIATAAETDPDIAERRDAPISIFSSGGTTGRPKGVLWTNLVWETMIANFYTAMPTRKPPVHLVIAPMTHAAGGIGIMLMAAGATQIILPGFDAAKVVSAIETERVTHLFLPPTAIYVLLAHPGLREHDFSSLEHFIYAAAPMSVERLKECLDVFGPVMSQTFGQAEAPMLCTYLSPGDHLVIGDPAREHRLASCGRQTLLTPVGIMDDDGRLLGPDERGEIVVRGNLVMPGYYKNPYATREVSSHGWHHTGDIGFKDKDGFVYIVDRKKDMIISGGFNVYPSEVEQVIWGHPAVQDCAVIGVPDAKWGEAVKAVIELKPGAKVEADEIIQLCKDRVGSVKAPKSVEFWDSLPRSPVGKVRKKDIRESFWKGQARAV, encoded by the coding sequence ATGCGCCTTATCGATTTCTTCGACCGTGGTGTCGCGCTCGATCCGGATCGGCTGTGCCTGAAGGACGCCGACGTCGCCCGCAACTTCGGTGAGGTGCAGAAGCGCAGCTATCGCATCGCCAATGCGATCCATGGCCTCGGCGTCGGGCCCGAGCGGATGGCCGCGGTCTATAGCCCCAACGCCGCCGTCGCCTTCGAATGCGTGCTCGGCATCATCCGCGGCGCCAATGTCTGGGTGCCGATCAACGCGCGCAACGTGCCGGCCGAGAATGCCTATATTCTCGACAATTGCGACGTCGAGGTCCTGTTCTATCACAGCGAATTTGAGGACAATATTGCGCTGTTCCGGCGCGAGTGTCCGAAGATATCGCATTATATCTGCATCGACCGGGCCGGCGCCGGCGCGTCCTTTCTCGAAGACGTCATCGCTACCGCCGCCGAAACCGATCCCGATATCGCGGAGCGCCGCGACGCGCCGATCTCGATCTTCTCGTCGGGCGGCACGACCGGGCGGCCAAAGGGCGTGCTTTGGACGAACCTGGTCTGGGAGACCATGATCGCCAATTTCTACACGGCCATGCCGACGCGCAAACCGCCGGTGCATCTGGTCATCGCGCCGATGACCCATGCCGCCGGCGGCATCGGCATCATGCTGATGGCGGCCGGCGCCACGCAGATCATCCTGCCCGGTTTCGACGCGGCGAAAGTGGTCTCCGCCATCGAGACCGAGCGCGTCACGCACCTGTTCCTGCCGCCGACCGCGATCTATGTGCTGCTCGCCCATCCAGGCCTGCGCGAGCACGACTTCTCGTCGCTCGAGCATTTCATCTATGCCGCCGCGCCGATGTCGGTGGAGCGGCTGAAGGAATGCCTCGATGTGTTCGGGCCGGTGATGAGCCAGACCTTCGGCCAGGCCGAGGCGCCGATGCTCTGCACCTATCTGTCGCCTGGGGATCACCTGGTGATCGGCGACCCCGCACGGGAACATCGCCTGGCGAGCTGCGGTCGGCAGACCTTGCTTACCCCGGTCGGCATCATGGACGATGACGGCAGGCTTCTGGGGCCCGACGAGCGCGGCGAGATCGTGGTGCGCGGCAACCTGGTCATGCCCGGCTATTACAAGAACCCCTATGCCACCCGCGAGGTGTCCAGCCACGGCTGGCACCACACCGGCGATATCGGTTTCAAGGACAAGGACGGCTTCGTCTATATCGTCGACCGCAAGAAGGACATGATCATTTCGGGCGGTTTCAACGTCTATCCGAGCGAGGTCGAACAGGTGATCTGGGGCCACCCCGCCGTGCAGGACTGCGCGGTCATTGGCGTGCCCGACGCCAAATGGGGCGAGGCGGTGAAAGCCGTCATCGAGCTCAAGCCGGGCGCCAAGGTCGAGGCCGACGAGATCATCCAGCTGTGCAAGGACCGCGTCGGCAGCGTCAAGGCGCCGAAAAGCGTGGAATTCTGGGACAGTCTGCCGCGCAGCCCCGTGGGCAAGGTGCGCAAGAAGGACATCCGCGAATCGTTCTGGAAAGGCCAGGCGCGCGCGGTCTGA
- a CDS encoding AMP-binding protein, with amino-acid sequence MNIAEILINAAAAFGDRPAVCHGPQVQLSYGGLVGRARRVASWLKGKGCPPGARVGLYMSNCPGYFEVMFGAWFAGCTIVPINAKLHPKELGYILSNSGAGILFVTPDLAAQAVEAGLDQATRLVDITGPDYAVIVSDDAVSGVTRPAKVDPNDVAWLFYTSGTTGKPKGAMLTHRNLYNMTLSFLADIGPVDAKDAALHPAPLSHAAGLLALAHIARGAANVVPVSGGFDPEEIVDLINVFPGSSFFAAPTMVNRLIGSPALARLTVGHLDHIFYGGAPMYVEDLKAAIARLGPRLWQAYGQGEAPCTITYLPPHMHVDNGDGRLDQRLASVGIARTGVSVRVVDEAGADVPSGVNGEVIVTGDVVMAGYWNNPEATAQALRDGWLHTGDIGQFDERGLLFLKDRSKDVVISGGSNIYPREVEEVLLQHPAVVEASVVGRPHADWGEEVFAFVVATAEGAVTAEELDAHCIDNIARFKRPKAYRFMTALPKSNYGKILKTELRKILEQTSPR; translated from the coding sequence ATGAACATCGCCGAAATCCTGATCAATGCGGCCGCCGCCTTCGGCGATCGTCCGGCGGTCTGCCACGGCCCGCAGGTGCAGCTGAGTTACGGCGGGCTGGTCGGCCGCGCGCGCCGTGTCGCGTCTTGGCTGAAGGGCAAGGGCTGCCCGCCCGGCGCCCGCGTCGGGCTCTACATGTCGAACTGCCCCGGCTATTTCGAGGTCATGTTCGGCGCCTGGTTCGCCGGCTGCACTATCGTGCCGATCAACGCCAAGCTGCATCCGAAGGAGCTCGGCTATATCCTGTCGAACAGCGGCGCGGGGATCCTGTTCGTGACACCGGACCTGGCAGCCCAGGCGGTCGAGGCCGGGCTCGACCAGGCCACGCGTCTCGTCGACATCACCGGCCCCGATTATGCGGTGATCGTCAGCGACGACGCGGTATCCGGCGTGACAAGGCCCGCCAAGGTCGATCCGAACGACGTCGCATGGCTGTTCTACACCAGCGGCACGACGGGCAAGCCGAAGGGCGCGATGCTCACCCATCGCAACCTCTACAACATGACCTTGAGCTTTCTGGCCGATATCGGCCCGGTCGACGCCAAGGACGCGGCGTTGCACCCGGCGCCGCTGTCGCATGCCGCCGGTCTTCTGGCGCTCGCCCATATCGCGCGCGGCGCCGCGAATGTGGTGCCCGTCAGCGGCGGCTTCGATCCGGAGGAGATCGTCGATCTGATCAACGTTTTTCCCGGCAGCTCGTTCTTCGCGGCGCCCACCATGGTCAACCGGCTGATCGGCTCGCCGGCCCTGGCGCGGCTGACCGTCGGCCATCTCGATCATATCTTCTATGGTGGCGCGCCAATGTATGTCGAAGATCTCAAAGCCGCGATCGCCCGGCTCGGCCCGCGCCTCTGGCAGGCCTATGGCCAGGGCGAAGCGCCATGCACCATCACCTATCTGCCGCCGCACATGCATGTGGACAATGGCGACGGACGGCTCGACCAGCGGCTCGCCTCGGTCGGCATCGCCCGCACCGGCGTCAGCGTGCGGGTCGTCGACGAAGCCGGCGCGGACGTGCCGTCCGGTGTGAACGGCGAGGTCATCGTGACCGGCGACGTGGTCATGGCGGGTTATTGGAACAATCCCGAGGCCACCGCCCAGGCGCTGCGCGACGGCTGGCTGCACACCGGCGATATCGGCCAGTTCGACGAGCGCGGCCTCCTGTTCCTCAAGGACCGGTCGAAGGACGTGGTCATCTCCGGTGGCTCGAACATCTACCCGCGCGAGGTGGAGGAGGTGCTTCTGCAGCATCCGGCCGTGGTCGAAGCAAGTGTCGTCGGCCGGCCCCATGCCGACTGGGGCGAGGAGGTCTTCGCCTTCGTCGTGGCCACCGCCGAAGGCGCCGTCACCGCCGAGGAGCTCGACGCCCATTGCATCGACAACATTGCCCGCTTCAAGCGTCCCAAGGCCTATCGCTTCATGACCGCGCTGCCAAAGAGCAATTACGGTAAGATCCTCAAGACCGAACTCCGCAAGATCCTCGAACAGACTTCCCCGCGCTAG
- a CDS encoding GNAT family N-acetyltransferase produces the protein MIIRPEQPADAAAIRRVLEAAFPGPDEANLVEELRADGDAVIALVSVDAADIVGHVMFSPMAAPFRALGLGPVAVAPDRQRSGIGDSLIRQGLAEAKAADWQGVFVLGDPAYYRRFGFDPALAQGFASPYAGPHLMALALGGPLPATNGRVDYAPAFGRLG, from the coding sequence ATGATCATTCGCCCTGAGCAGCCGGCCGATGCGGCCGCCATTCGCCGGGTCCTCGAAGCGGCCTTTCCGGGGCCGGACGAGGCGAACCTGGTCGAGGAACTTCGCGCCGACGGCGACGCGGTCATTGCGCTGGTGTCGGTCGATGCGGCCGACATTGTCGGCCATGTCATGTTTTCGCCAATGGCCGCGCCGTTCCGCGCGCTCGGCCTTGGACCGGTGGCGGTCGCCCCGGACCGGCAAAGATCGGGCATCGGCGACAGCTTGATCCGCCAGGGCCTGGCCGAGGCCAAGGCAGCCGACTGGCAGGGCGTCTTCGTGCTGGGCGACCCGGCCTATTATCGCCGCTTCGGCTTCGATCCGGCGCTTGCGCAAGGTTTTGCCTCGCCTTATGCCGGCCCCCATCTGATGGCGCTGGCACTCGGGGGGCCGCTGCCGGCAACGAATGGGCGCGTCGACTACGCCCCGGCCTTCGGCCGGCTTGGGTAG
- a CDS encoding phasin family protein, whose product MDDVMKNPMELWKASLAAAAKTNRLALDNLQKASALQMDAFNGYMELGFTRLKAAADINDARDLLAFQSDQIGATFSLCQKLIGDGKALADLGTGCVAECSKLAEGVVGRPAKRRADKASPQAA is encoded by the coding sequence ATGGATGATGTGATGAAGAACCCGATGGAACTGTGGAAGGCGTCGCTGGCCGCGGCTGCCAAAACCAACAGGCTTGCGCTCGACAATCTGCAGAAAGCAAGCGCGCTGCAGATGGATGCCTTCAACGGTTACATGGAGCTGGGATTCACGCGCCTCAAAGCGGCAGCGGATATCAATGACGCGCGCGACCTCCTGGCCTTCCAGAGCGACCAGATCGGGGCGACGTTCAGCCTGTGCCAGAAACTGATCGGCGACGGCAAGGCGCTGGCCGACCTCGGCACCGGCTGCGTGGCCGAGTGCAGCAAGCTGGCGGAAGGTGTCGTCGGCCGACCAGCAAAACGCCGTGCGGACAAGGCCTCCCCGCAAGCTGCCTGA